A single genomic interval of Electrophorus electricus isolate fEleEle1 chromosome 2, fEleEle1.pri, whole genome shotgun sequence harbors:
- the nap1l4a gene encoding nucleosome assembly protein 1-like 4a isoform X3, protein MEARKNEKNEARAKGGNKGSQADRPEVISQVERIPNVSGLPKAVKRRVYALKRLQVQSAHIEAKFYEEVHELERKYSGLYQPIFDKRHAVVSGAVEPTDEECEWHSEGEEDELADDLKKKIALEEKKEHTTPADDPKGIPDFWLTIFKHVDMLGDLLQEHDEPVLKHLQDITVKFSEPGQPMSFTLEFHFEPNSYFSNTVLTKMYKMKSEPDSSDPFSFEGPEIVDCEGCKIDWVKGKDVTVKTIKKKQKHKGRGTVRTITKEVPQDSFFNFFNPVKATPDGMDEDLDFTLTADFEIGHFFRERIIPRAVLYFTGEALEDDESFEEEDVEEGEEEDLDEEGEEDDGDFDPTKEPQPAECKQQ, encoded by the exons ATGGAAGCTcgaaaaaatgaaaagaatgaagCCAGAG CTAAGGGTGGAAACAAAGGCTCACAGGCTGACCGACCAGAGGTCATCTCTCAAGTAGAAAG GATACCAAATGTCAGCGGCCTGCCTAAGGCAGTAAAGAGGAGAGTATACGCTCTGAAGAGACTGCAGGTCCAAAGTGCTCACATAGAGGCCAAATTCTATGAGGAAGTTCATGAGCTGGAGAGGAAGTATTCTGGTCTTTACCAGCCCATCTTTGACAAG aGGCATGCGGTGGTGTCTGGAGCAGTGGAGCCTACAGATGAAGAGTGCGAGTGGcacagtgaaggagaggaggatgaaCTGGCA GACGATCTGAAAAAGAAGATTGCTctggaagaaaagaaagaacacacgACTCCTGCCGATGACCCCAAGGGCATCCCAGATTTCTGGCTTACCATTTTCAAACATGTGGACATGCTGGGGGATTTGTTACAG GAGCATGATGAGCCCGTCCTAAAGCATTTGCAGGACATCACAGTGAAGTTTTCGGAGCCTGGACAGCCAATG aGCTTCACACTGGAGTTCCACTTTGAGCCCAATAGCTATTTTAGCAACACAGTCCTTACCAAAATGTACAAGATGAAATCAGAGCCAGATTCATCTGACCCGTTTTCCTTTGAAGGACCAGAGATAGTGGACTGTGAGGG CTGTAAGATTGACTGGGTCAAAGGCAAGGACGTAACGGTGAAAAccattaagaaaaaacaaaagcacaaaggtAGAGGGACAGTGAGGACGATCACCAAGGAGGTTCCCCAGGATTCCttctttaatttctttaacCCAGTCAAAG cAACTCCAGATGGAATG GATGAGGACCTAGACTTCACGCTTACCGCAGATTTTGAGATAGGTCATTTTTTCAGAGAGAGGATCATCCCCAGAGCTGTGCTGTACTTTACAGGAGAAGCACTGGAAGATGATGAGAGC TTTGAAGAGGAGGATGTTGAAGAAGGTGAAGAGGAG GACCTTGATGAGGAGGGTGAAGAGGATGATGGTGACTTTGACCCCACA AAAGAACCTCAGCCCGCTGAGTGTAAGCAACAGTAA
- the nap1l4a gene encoding nucleosome assembly protein 1-like 4a isoform X1, with product MEARKNEKNEARAKGGNKGSQADRPEVISQVERIPNVSGLPKAVKRRVYALKRLQVQSAHIEAKFYEEVHELERKYSGLYQPIFDKRHAVVSGAVEPTDEECEWHSEGEEDELADDLKKKIALEEKKEHTTPADDPKGIPDFWLTIFKHVDMLGDLLQEHDEPVLKHLQDITVKFSEPGQPMSFTLEFHFEPNSYFSNTVLTKMYKMKSEPDSSDPFSFEGPEIVDCEGCKIDWVKGKDVTVKTIKKKQKHKGRGTVRTITKEVPQDSFFNFFNPVKATPDGMDEDLDFTLTADFEIGHFFRERIIPRAVLYFTGEALEDDESFEEEDVEEGEEEDLDEEGEEDDGDFDPTVRDASSILSFACFALHTILSLLLSPSSESPSSSPVQTEDFRKNLSPLSVSNSKNRGSHFGWQ from the exons ATGGAAGCTcgaaaaaatgaaaagaatgaagCCAGAG CTAAGGGTGGAAACAAAGGCTCACAGGCTGACCGACCAGAGGTCATCTCTCAAGTAGAAAG GATACCAAATGTCAGCGGCCTGCCTAAGGCAGTAAAGAGGAGAGTATACGCTCTGAAGAGACTGCAGGTCCAAAGTGCTCACATAGAGGCCAAATTCTATGAGGAAGTTCATGAGCTGGAGAGGAAGTATTCTGGTCTTTACCAGCCCATCTTTGACAAG aGGCATGCGGTGGTGTCTGGAGCAGTGGAGCCTACAGATGAAGAGTGCGAGTGGcacagtgaaggagaggaggatgaaCTGGCA GACGATCTGAAAAAGAAGATTGCTctggaagaaaagaaagaacacacgACTCCTGCCGATGACCCCAAGGGCATCCCAGATTTCTGGCTTACCATTTTCAAACATGTGGACATGCTGGGGGATTTGTTACAG GAGCATGATGAGCCCGTCCTAAAGCATTTGCAGGACATCACAGTGAAGTTTTCGGAGCCTGGACAGCCAATG aGCTTCACACTGGAGTTCCACTTTGAGCCCAATAGCTATTTTAGCAACACAGTCCTTACCAAAATGTACAAGATGAAATCAGAGCCAGATTCATCTGACCCGTTTTCCTTTGAAGGACCAGAGATAGTGGACTGTGAGGG CTGTAAGATTGACTGGGTCAAAGGCAAGGACGTAACGGTGAAAAccattaagaaaaaacaaaagcacaaaggtAGAGGGACAGTGAGGACGATCACCAAGGAGGTTCCCCAGGATTCCttctttaatttctttaacCCAGTCAAAG cAACTCCAGATGGAATG GATGAGGACCTAGACTTCACGCTTACCGCAGATTTTGAGATAGGTCATTTTTTCAGAGAGAGGATCATCCCCAGAGCTGTGCTGTACTTTACAGGAGAAGCACTGGAAGATGATGAGAGC TTTGAAGAGGAGGATGTTGAAGAAGGTGAAGAGGAG GACCTTGATGAGGAGGGTGAAGAGGATGATGGTGACTTTGACCCCACA GTAAGGGACGCCAGTTCCATCTTGTCTTTTGCATGCTTTGCGCTCCACACCatcctctcccttctcctctctccttcttctgaAAGTCCTTCCTCAAGCCCAGTTCAGACCGAGGATTTCAG AAAGAACCTCAGCCCGCTGAGTGTAAGCAACAGTAAGAACAGAGGCAGCCACTTTGGCTGGCAGTGA
- the nap1l4a gene encoding nucleosome assembly protein 1-like 4a isoform X2: MEARKNEKNEARAKGGNKGSQADRPEVISQVERIPNVSGLPKAVKRRVYALKRLQVQSAHIEAKFYEEVHELERKYSGLYQPIFDKRHAVVSGAVEPTDEECEWHSEGEEDELADDLKKKIALEEKKEHTTPADDPKGIPDFWLTIFKHVDMLGDLLQEHDEPVLKHLQDITVKFSEPGQPMSFTLEFHFEPNSYFSNTVLTKMYKMKSEPDSSDPFSFEGPEIVDCEGCKIDWVKGKDVTVKTIKKKQKHKGRGTVRTITKEVPQDSFFNFFNPVKATPDGMDEDLDFTLTADFEIGHFFRERIIPRAVLYFTGEALEDDESFEEEDVEEGEEEDLDEEGEEDDGDFDPTVRDASSILSFACFALHTILSLLLSPSSESPSSSPVQTEDFR; encoded by the exons ATGGAAGCTcgaaaaaatgaaaagaatgaagCCAGAG CTAAGGGTGGAAACAAAGGCTCACAGGCTGACCGACCAGAGGTCATCTCTCAAGTAGAAAG GATACCAAATGTCAGCGGCCTGCCTAAGGCAGTAAAGAGGAGAGTATACGCTCTGAAGAGACTGCAGGTCCAAAGTGCTCACATAGAGGCCAAATTCTATGAGGAAGTTCATGAGCTGGAGAGGAAGTATTCTGGTCTTTACCAGCCCATCTTTGACAAG aGGCATGCGGTGGTGTCTGGAGCAGTGGAGCCTACAGATGAAGAGTGCGAGTGGcacagtgaaggagaggaggatgaaCTGGCA GACGATCTGAAAAAGAAGATTGCTctggaagaaaagaaagaacacacgACTCCTGCCGATGACCCCAAGGGCATCCCAGATTTCTGGCTTACCATTTTCAAACATGTGGACATGCTGGGGGATTTGTTACAG GAGCATGATGAGCCCGTCCTAAAGCATTTGCAGGACATCACAGTGAAGTTTTCGGAGCCTGGACAGCCAATG aGCTTCACACTGGAGTTCCACTTTGAGCCCAATAGCTATTTTAGCAACACAGTCCTTACCAAAATGTACAAGATGAAATCAGAGCCAGATTCATCTGACCCGTTTTCCTTTGAAGGACCAGAGATAGTGGACTGTGAGGG CTGTAAGATTGACTGGGTCAAAGGCAAGGACGTAACGGTGAAAAccattaagaaaaaacaaaagcacaaaggtAGAGGGACAGTGAGGACGATCACCAAGGAGGTTCCCCAGGATTCCttctttaatttctttaacCCAGTCAAAG cAACTCCAGATGGAATG GATGAGGACCTAGACTTCACGCTTACCGCAGATTTTGAGATAGGTCATTTTTTCAGAGAGAGGATCATCCCCAGAGCTGTGCTGTACTTTACAGGAGAAGCACTGGAAGATGATGAGAGC TTTGAAGAGGAGGATGTTGAAGAAGGTGAAGAGGAG GACCTTGATGAGGAGGGTGAAGAGGATGATGGTGACTTTGACCCCACA GTAAGGGACGCCAGTTCCATCTTGTCTTTTGCATGCTTTGCGCTCCACACCatcctctcccttctcctctctccttcttctgaAAGTCCTTCCTCAAGCCCAGTTCAGACCGAGGATTTCAG ATGA
- the nap1l4a gene encoding nucleosome assembly protein 1-like 4a isoform X4, which translates to MEARKNEKNEARAKGGNKGSQADRPEVISQVERIPNVSGLPKAVKRRVYALKRLQVQSAHIEAKFYEEVHELERKYSGLYQPIFDKRHAVVSGAVEPTDEECEWHSEGEEDELADDLKKKIALEEKKEHTTPADDPKGIPDFWLTIFKHVDMLGDLLQEHDEPVLKHLQDITVKFSEPGQPMSFTLEFHFEPNSYFSNTVLTKMYKMKSEPDSSDPFSFEGPEIVDCEGCKIDWVKGKDVTVKTIKKKQKHKGRGTVRTITKEVPQDSFFNFFNPVKATPDGMDEDLDFTLTADFEIGHFFRERIIPRAVLYFTGEALEDDESFEEEDVEEGEEEDLDEEGEEDDGDFDPTA; encoded by the exons ATGGAAGCTcgaaaaaatgaaaagaatgaagCCAGAG CTAAGGGTGGAAACAAAGGCTCACAGGCTGACCGACCAGAGGTCATCTCTCAAGTAGAAAG GATACCAAATGTCAGCGGCCTGCCTAAGGCAGTAAAGAGGAGAGTATACGCTCTGAAGAGACTGCAGGTCCAAAGTGCTCACATAGAGGCCAAATTCTATGAGGAAGTTCATGAGCTGGAGAGGAAGTATTCTGGTCTTTACCAGCCCATCTTTGACAAG aGGCATGCGGTGGTGTCTGGAGCAGTGGAGCCTACAGATGAAGAGTGCGAGTGGcacagtgaaggagaggaggatgaaCTGGCA GACGATCTGAAAAAGAAGATTGCTctggaagaaaagaaagaacacacgACTCCTGCCGATGACCCCAAGGGCATCCCAGATTTCTGGCTTACCATTTTCAAACATGTGGACATGCTGGGGGATTTGTTACAG GAGCATGATGAGCCCGTCCTAAAGCATTTGCAGGACATCACAGTGAAGTTTTCGGAGCCTGGACAGCCAATG aGCTTCACACTGGAGTTCCACTTTGAGCCCAATAGCTATTTTAGCAACACAGTCCTTACCAAAATGTACAAGATGAAATCAGAGCCAGATTCATCTGACCCGTTTTCCTTTGAAGGACCAGAGATAGTGGACTGTGAGGG CTGTAAGATTGACTGGGTCAAAGGCAAGGACGTAACGGTGAAAAccattaagaaaaaacaaaagcacaaaggtAGAGGGACAGTGAGGACGATCACCAAGGAGGTTCCCCAGGATTCCttctttaatttctttaacCCAGTCAAAG cAACTCCAGATGGAATG GATGAGGACCTAGACTTCACGCTTACCGCAGATTTTGAGATAGGTCATTTTTTCAGAGAGAGGATCATCCCCAGAGCTGTGCTGTACTTTACAGGAGAAGCACTGGAAGATGATGAGAGC TTTGAAGAGGAGGATGTTGAAGAAGGTGAAGAGGAG GACCTTGATGAGGAGGGTGAAGAGGATGATGGTGACTTTGACCCCACA GCATGA
- the phlda2 gene encoding pleckstrin homology-like domain family A member 2, whose product MTCSRAGGQTRYKTRPGSFIPIAVLESCAYTRKLRCRGLRKTLREASGRSHLGVFGSNAVAITKIMKMSPPEISNILKEGELEKRSDNLLQFWKRKTCVLTTDSLNIYADNQKKTKSKELKLQSIKKVDCVERTGKFVYFTIVTTDNKEIDFRCSSEDHCWNAVITMALIDFQNRKAIQDFKTRQDTEDTTLGQQDMRMARAP is encoded by the coding sequence ATGACGTGCAGTAGGGCGGGCGGGCAAACGCGCTATAAAACGCGGCCCGGCTCATTCATTCCCATTGCCGTGCTGGAGTCCTGCGCGTACACGAGGAAGCTCCGTTGCCGGGGACTTCGGAAGACTCTACGGGAAGCCTCTGGACGATCCCATTTAGGAGTTTTTGGAAGCAACGCAGTCGCCATTACTAAAATCATGAAAATGTCTCCGCCCGAGATTTCGAATATTCTGAAGGAGGgggagctggagaagagaagCGACAATCTCCTCCAGTTCTGGAAGAGAAAGACGTGCGTGCTCACGACGGACAGCTTGAACATCTACGCCGACAACCAGAAAAAGACCAAAAGCAAGGAGCTTAAACTCCAGTCTATTAAGAAGGTGGACTGTGTGGAGCGCACCGGCAAATTCGTCTACTTCACGATCGTCACCACGGACAATAAGGAGATCGACTTCCGCTGCTCGAGCGAGGACCACTGTTGGAACGCCGTCATTACAATGGCTCTGATCGACTTCCAGAACAGGAAAGCCATTCAGGACTTTAAGACGCGGCAAGACACGGAGGACACGACCCTGGGACAGCAAGATATGCGCATGGCCAGAGCGCCTTGA